In Telopea speciosissima isolate NSW1024214 ecotype Mountain lineage chromosome 10, Tspe_v1, whole genome shotgun sequence, the DNA window TCATGAACGGTTGAGATCAACTTTATACCTAATCTATGATTACAGTATAAGAACGCAAGAATTAGTTGGCAGAATGTACGTACTGCCACCGGTCACCctaaattatatgtagttttatttgaaaatattttatcgtGTTTTGCGAGATCTGATAACGTACACAAATGCTCCCATATGGACATGTTCTATGGAATTGGGTTTGGCAGGACATGTGAACATGCcgtagattccataatgatgatgttgattagtggtgggttggtacataataatttattattatgtgagggtataattggaatttgctaattaattaattaattatttaatttagttGATGTGGTGCTAATTATTATTTAtctattaaatataaaataaataattaattaaatatttcctattagattctgcttcttcaccaattagaagcccatcaggtttaaacaggttcaagtcaatgtggagagagagtgtcactctcactgggatttcaaagatagggttttggaaacccatatTATAAAAACAcaccaaaagggggggggggagggggcgaAAAAGGCTTGTACGTTTCTGGCTCCCTTCCCCCTTGGATGGTTTTggctccctttctctctctccttcttcttgctctctagcttttgagagttagggttttggaaacccatatcgatgcttgaagatttgaagaagaagattttggattgacttggagaaccttggccgcaccattggaggttcaagtTTGTTTACCTAGTGTGCTcattagaggaagaaccactatctattggaggagcaacacttgaggctcaacaGGTTAGTAAGTTCTTGTTAatttctcttgtttttaattatatgataatctaggatgtgaaagaaacctgAATCAATCTCTTTAtgttgcgcattcgggtatgggatggatccctcttttcatgggatggaaaagagatgagttttctctctcttatggatcccataattttatgggacaagaaagagaaggattgggtattggtttttcataccaaaccctaaatgggttacaccagggttcccatgggcaaccgtgggcaaccctaaaatttaatagGCACCTGCGACCATGGGTTAACCCAGGAGGtataaaaccctaattgttttataattggtttcccaggGAAATTaggagatgatcccatggactgctATTTGACTAACACTTTGCATGTGGTATGCCAAGAGCACAATCACTGACATTACTGACAAATTCGGTTAACAGTTCCCTTAGGATCTCCCGCCTAATGTAAGGAATACGCAACCCTAAAGGAGGGGAAGGACAAAGTAGCATAAGTAGAAGAAacgaaggagaaagaaaaggtcTTTGATTACTATTCTATAGGTTAAGATGCTGAAGCTTTAGAGCCAAGCTTTCCGGCCTAGTTAACTTCTGTTTTGCTctgagatctaacttaggcatcagagagtcccccCTAGAACCCATTCTAAGGCACTCACCTGCTCTGTCTTCTGGTTCTATTTGTGTAGGACGGAGCTGAATCATGAAGGGAAGATTTCAAcagcaacagattggcaccTACTGTGGGGCTAGAAATTGGCTACGGAGCAATATTACCATCAAGTAGAAACGAAGGAAGGAAAACAATATTAACATCAAGGAATGTAGATCCTAGTTTGACGACCATCGACTTGCAACTGAATGCTCTGCCATCCGCAATCTCCCCCAACCACAGTGATAGTCGCCGTGAACATCCAAGAGAGGCACTTCCTCGCAATGAGGGAGTAGATCCCAATGCTCCGATCACCCAAAGTCAATTTGCTGCCATGGGAGAGAGACTGGAACTATTAATGAGGATAATGCTATAGAATGGTGAACAACAGAGACACAAGACTCACGATCCTCAACACCATCGCGACCAACTTCAAGTGGAGGGAAACAACAACTCAAATTCCAGCAGATATGGTGGAAACCAGTAAACCACCACCCCTCCCGCATGAGCAACCACATCTAGGAAATCAATCGGATCGAGCCAAGCATCTTCAACAACATCCTCATCCACAAGAACTACCTAGGAACAATCAACAACCGGGCAACCAAAAAGAGATCCTCCAACGTAGAATTCCAGGGATAGGAAATCAACACAACTTCGctgaaaaaatagaagaactacaaaaacaaatgaaaagatcCGAAGGGACCAAGATCCCCAACCGAAGGGAGCTACTAATCTAAATTTCTCCAATGAGACAACACTCTCCGACAAAATAATGAGGGCTCCCCTTCCTCGAGGGTTCAAGATGGCCTCGATCGGAAGTTATGACAGAACCTTAGATCTAATGGAACACCTCAAAAATTTCAAGACCATGATGCTGCTCCATGGCACTCGAGAGATAATGCTAACCGAACCTttaagctttgataccatgttaagtttatgatattagacataaacAATAGAAGAgagtaaaggaagaagaagatcacaAGTTTTACATGGTTCAGGCCATAAGCCCTACATCCACGGATCCAAGGCCTACACAGCCATATATTTCATTATGATCGAATGAATTTTACATCAATTGGCACCCAAATATATAGAGGGTGAATGCACAATTACAGGAGGTAAGTAtagtaggatattttaggatATCACCAACAATTTTGGTGATCAAATCAGGAAACATATTTCGTAGAATATCTTAGATATAGGAGATAATTAGGGAAGCTTTATCACCAACGAATCTTGGTGGCCCGGTCATAGACCCGGTCCACCCTTATCTTCAATATACACGTTAACATCCCCCCGCAAGCGAAACTGGGGATCGTCCTCAGTGAGCTTGACCCGGAAAACTTCAAAACGTgaaacaacaatatgcttgGTGCGGTGGTGACAGTTTTGCATTGAACCAGCGTTGCACAAAGCTGATGAGGAACATCAGTATTGCATAGAACCAACGTGTTTGGAGGCCATGATGAAGCCCTCAACCTGAGGCACGCCCCAATAAGGGACCTCAACTCAGGGCACGACTCAAGGACGGTAGGAACAAAACAGAAAGAGAGGGATAAAGTGAATAAGTTTCGTTTTGTGGCCCAAATGGgaaccaaagagaagaagatatggtTAGGAGTGCTACAGTAGCACATCAATGAGCCAGGAATATGGGTACGGGtgagatgggaaaagaaaattaaaaaaaaaaaaaaagaagagagtaaaGTCCGTTTCAAACGTTGGGTTGGGTAtccgcgagagagagagagagagagagagagagagagagagagagatatgttgGATGGATTTTAGACTGGGATTAGAGGGAAtttaggggggaaaaaaaagaaagaaaaagaattaaagTCAATTTGGGTGGGATGGGCGGTTTCAGTGGGAGggattttagagaaaaaagacataaatatatgtgaaaagcaaaaaaaggaaaaggagaagaatggCTAGATGGGTTGAGGAAActaaaagatagaaaaaaataaaaaacgttGAACGTGGGTGGGGGATTAGAAAAGGAATAATGGAATTAAATAGGGAAGGGAAATTGAAATGGAATTTGCGGTGGGACTGACCGGGGTATTTGGGTAGGAGCAATTTGCGAACAATTGCAGTGGTGCGATGAAGACAGCGGCGACTGCAAAGGCAGAGGGCTGCAATTACAACCTCAGGCAAGATAGTGCGATCAAGACCAGAAACCAGCAGCAACAAGTGGAAGACAAAGATCGAAGAGGACCAAACCTttaagctttgataccatgttaagtttatgatattagacataaacAATAGAAGagaataaaggaagaagaagaacacaagtTTTACATGGTTCAGGCCATAAGCCCTACATCCACGGATCCAAGGCCTACACAGCCATATATTTCATTATGATCGAATGAATTTTACATCAATTGGCACCCAAATATATAGAGGGTGAATGCACAATTACAGGAGGTAAGTAtagtaggatattttaggatATCACCAACAATTTTGGTGATCAAATCAGGAAACATATTTCGTAGAATATCTTAGATATAGGAGATAATTAGGGAAGCTTTATCACCAACGAATCTTGGTGGCCCGGTTATAGACCCGGTCCACCCTTATCTTCAATATACACGTtaacatatacatatatttatgtatttaataattaaatagaCATGGTCTATATTGAATTAAGAActgatgaagaagaataagatgCATCATGCCAGAACTCAGGAGGTTATGAAAGTGAGGTATCCTTTGATTTGCTCTACTATAATTTTAGCATATGCGTATCCATCGCCGTTCACCAGTGCAGTGATCGTTGGCGTCAACATCTGGTCCTTAACAACTGACACTAGCAGCCAACACCTCTGCATTTTGCTCTTCAGATACCTTGAAGATTCGAATTGGAACTGAGTTTAAACCCTACTCAAGCAATGGTAGGGGTATCGCCACCGGGGATTTCACGCCtcaaaggttgaagatgaagctTGGAGATGGAAGATAGGGCAAgtcattctccctttcccttGTTATTTTGGCTTTttatcaaaagggtaaatgggtcatctcacaatgGTCAAGGGTTAATTTGGGTATTATAAAAAATCTAACTACGCCATGTCAGCACATAACAGACAGATGCTAACGGCAGGGgaggaattagtaatttttcgaaaactataggggaatcgaatgtaaggtgggaaaaacaaggggaggaatgtgtaattagggcaaagtataGGGGAGGGGGacataattttccctttttcttataTCTAAGGTTGCTATTTGGTTTTGCAATATAGAGAGAATGACCAACTAACCATAGATACGTATCTAAAGCTTCTTTTCAATTCTTATaaacttgattgattgattaaaaaaaaattcactgtAATAATGGATCGAAGAAAGATTTGCCCAACAACAGCTGCAATAGATACATTGTGGATGGGAAGGCCAAAGTGACAGTGTGATTTTGACTATCTCTTCGTgagtcttattttttttcccttaatttttcaTGTTGAACACGTAGTGCACATGGTAGTGTCTATGTGTTGGTtatcattgttgtcaacacagtgcatgtgtgttgttttTGTGAACACAGTGCATCTTGTTTTAGTACAGTGATAGTGGCAGTCCATGGTAGTTACAAAGGTCAGTCAATTACAGGCAACACTCTAGATGAGTTGTCAGACATCTAGCAGTGACTAGAAAGTGTTCCTAGCGTTCCTAGCAGCTCTGACTGTATTTACAATGGCAGTGACACCAATTACAGGAAACTGTAAAGTTTGGGCCGATTCTAAAGTCATTTAGCTAGTGAAACCCTACCAAGGgaaattttgtcattttaggGTAGTTTGTCCGAATCTCTCCGGGTATAGGTTCCACTTTGTTAGGTTCAAGGTTGGGAGAGGCTCTCCAATCAAAATCAGGCCTCACACACCACCACACACCATTTCAAAATAAAGTATCATCCTCGTAGACTAAGCTAGCTCAAGTATGTCTATTCACAAATTCCTTTAAATTTCCTTAGACTCATAGGTATATATACTGCCACTGTCACGGCAGAAACAGTGGTTTATGCTTCTCTCCTAAGAATGGATGCAGTTAATTCTTCCATGTTTAGCGAGTAAATTTGGCATATAATgttctttattaattagtttatgTTACAATGTTACCTATAATCAAAATTTTAGGAATGTGGATGCAAGAATGTTCATCATCACTCAAATCTGGGACCCAACCCATGCATACACCTTTGGGATTGTTGGGCGAATATGACAATAATTTGGGAACTTTTTTCAACAACCAGTCCTTTTTTAAGCTATGGATACTTATTCTTTCTCACACTAAAAATGATTTGTCTTTAAGCAACACTccaatgaatgtttatctaggCAAATATTCCAACAATTCAATAATATGGGAACTTTTAACCTAGACCAGTCCTTTTTAAGCACTAGAATCTGATTCTTTCTTTGGTACTTACCGTGAAGTCTCTATATAAGTCTCTTTGCATGTTCTTCCATTTCCATCACAGCAAAGAGCAAGAGGCAACAAGAAGCAACAAATACTACTCTCGACGTTCAATCCTAGCTACTCTAATGGCAACAGCTGTTGTTTCCAAGGCCACATTATCCAAATGCTTCTCCAACAAGAGCTTTGTGCTAAGTGTCCATCGCCTTCAGAATTCCAAAAAACAATCAAGAAATGATGAACTCCAACAAATATTTCGTTACTTGGATACTAATGGTAATGGGAAAATTGAAGGATCTGAACTCAGATCCTACCTGGCCTCCAAAAAGGAGTTCATGTCACCTGAGGAGGCTCAAGCTGTGACCAATGAACTCGTTGCAGCAGGCGGTGACAGTTTGACACTCAGCTTTGATGATTTTGCAATGTTGATGGAGCGTCAAGGTGGGGATGATGATCTGAAAAGAGGCTTTCAGATGTTCGCTGGGAAGACGTCTGGGTCCATTACATCAGAGGATTTGCAGAGGATATTCAAAATGTCAAATGAAGAGTGCAAGAGCATCATAAAGGCATTCGACCTCAACGGCGATGGTGTGATTGATTTCCCTGAGTTCCAGCAGATGATGGCTTAATCCGGTAACAGTGTTTGGACCTGTTCtatgtgcgtgtgtgtgtggcAAATAAGCAgtttactaaaataaaaataatggccCTTCCCCTGTTTAGTTGTTTTGAAAGATGCAATGCAAGTGGGGGTTAGGCACTAGGACTGTAAGACCGGTGTGTACcacataattaataattatgaACAGGTTTGCTATGCACTGAGTATGAAGTTCAAGCTtggttatgttcttttttttttttttttgttttaatttatcgATATATCAAATTTACTgagcaagaaaaagaataattaCAACCAAAGGACAGCAGCCCTAGAGCATCTCAAGGGTATTCCTGAGACAAGAAGGGCACCCCTACCGAAGTCACAAATGGTTGTTGGAATTTGGAACATCCAATCCAACCAAGAATAGGAGTGTGGCTCTAACTAATAGCGGCATATTAAGAATAGGATTAGTCAATTCCCATGTGATGGATAATCCCCTTATGTAATTGAATCCTTGATTCCAGGTCGATTGGCGCAGACGTGAGTGTGGCTCGGTGGGCTTTTATCCATCGGACCATCCCTGACAATAGTGACGTGGTGTGACATCATGGGGTGGCTATATTTAGGTATATCAAAATTAAATCACAAAATTTACCtccattgaaagaaaaaaaaaaagaaaaaaaggcacGTTATAcgaaaaatgccaaaaaaatgtaaagtaataaaattatttgacagaaatgtcaataagaaaatctttctttttttctttgccttcttgaaaaagaagatttcaagaagaaaaaaaataaaaaaatacaagatataATTTTGTATTTCGAGTTccctttgcttttttatttttccaatccACACTCAAATTTGCTTCTCCATCTTTGTCCAACTCATTgttcctcccataaattttttttttaaaaaaaaaagtgtaatcCAAAATCATTGAACAAGATTACACATGCCCGGACGAGTGGGCACCCCTTCTCAAGGGTATTCCTGAGAGAAGAACAAACACGTTTCTAACGGCACCCAGTTTGTAATTTCTTGTTATCCCTACAGACCTAGACTCCCTCTGGTTGGTTTGGCACTGCTCGCTTGAAAGCATGCCCGATGCTTGGTCAGTAGATCAAGTACTCATCATTGCATCGGTGCTTGATATGCACCTTCCACCCCTTCCATCCCCAACCAATGTACTCTCCTCCACATCAAAGGCTGACCCCCTTGGTGCCCATCCCTTGGCTGCCTAGTAGCGGGTCCcactgaaccaaaaaaaaaaaatcttcttatACTTAAAGGTCGCTATTTGGTTTTGCAATATATAGATAATGATtaagggcctgcatgataacacgtttgtttctctatttctctttttttttttttttttttgggaacagaaaaataagagaaatctgTTTCTTAAGAccggttcattttttggttcctGGAAATGAACCGGAACAAAAAAGTTGCTaagaaataggaaaagaaaaaagaaactccaATTTGTAGCTTCTCTGTCCCAAAAATAATAGGAATGATTCAACAATTGTAATTATTGTTGCTAATagtttttttggatgaatacaAACTGTTaataaagaaagcaaagaagataCAACAACTCAAATGGATCAAGAGGCCAAGcctcaaacaaaaaacaacaaagcAGCAAAAGGTTTAATAGAGCCTGATCTGAAGACCCCAAGAAATAGCAATATGATGATTCTTGAAGCAATCTAAGTCCGAAGCATGAAGATTGATCTTAGTTCTGACATCAAACTCAATGGCACTCTGAATCTACATATGAGACCGAGAAAAGGAGGTccgtctacgttgatgataaaTAGTAGCACAAAAAATCATCTTTACAGCCCTATAACATATCGACTTTCCTTTAAACTCTTGTCTAATCCAACTCCACTCTCTGGCAAAGGAAGAGAGGGGCACATGAGAAGGGCAACACTTGCGAATAACTCCAGCCCAAATAGCCTTGGAATAAGGGCAATTAAAGAACAAAAGATCAATATTCTCCATATCATTCCAACAGAGACAACAATTGGGGATAGAGATGTTCCTGTGGGAAAGGAACTCCTGAGTGGGGAGGGAACTAGTGAGGGCACACCATGTAATGAAGCTATGTCTGGGGATGTGGTGAGTCAACCAAATCAAGTTCCACCAAGAAACAATGGTTCCTTTAGATCTAATAAGCTCCCACGCCGACGCTGAAGGGAACATCTTATTGGTAGAGGGGTTCCATTTAACAATATCACCGTTGCCGGAGGCCTTCTACCAATATGCTGAAGTTGCTCCAAGACAAATTAAAGATCTGAAGAAATTAAAGGACTGGGTCTCCAAGACCCATTATAGATGATCGAAGAGACAAGTGCCATCCTTTTAGCGCCGGTCATACTTAATTCTATCTCCAAACACTGAGAGAAGGACTCCACATGGGTGCCAATTGTCTAACCAAAGTCTTGTGGACATTCCATCATCAATCTTGAAAATTAACTATGTGATCTTGAACCAAATGTCTCAACTTTAGAATctttttccaaacccaaaaagcatCAGAACCG includes these proteins:
- the LOC122643233 gene encoding probable calcium-binding protein CML41, which produces MATAVVSKATLSKCFSNKSFVLSVHRLQNSKKQSRNDELQQIFRYLDTNGNGKIEGSELRSYLASKKEFMSPEEAQAVTNELVAAGGDSLTLSFDDFAMLMERQGGDDDLKRGFQMFAGKTSGSITSEDLQRIFKMSNEECKSIIKAFDLNGDGVIDFPEFQQMMA